From Klebsiella electrica, the proteins below share one genomic window:
- the hemW gene encoding radical SAM family heme chaperone HemW, with amino-acid sequence MANLPPLSLYIHIPWCVQKCPYCDFNSHALKGEVPHDDYVQHLLTDLRADAAYAQGREIGTIFIGGGTPSLLSGPAMQTLLDGVRDCLPLAAGAEITMEANPGTVEADRFVEYQRAGVNRISIGVQSFSEPKLQRLGRIHGPAEAKRAAQLASGLGLRSFNLDLMHGLPDQSLEEALDDLRQAIELNPPHLSWYQLTIEPNTLFGSRPPVLPDDDALWDIFEQGHRLLTAAGYQQYETSAYAKPGYQCQHNLNYWRFGDYLGIGCGAHGKITFPGGRILRTAKTRHPRGYMEGRYLERQHDVAAADKPFEFFMNRFRLLEAAPRSEFSRYTGLEECVIRPQIDAAIAQGYLAEDEHNWQITEHGKLFLNSLLELFLSEE; translated from the coding sequence ATGGCTAATTTGCCGCCTCTGAGCCTGTATATTCATATTCCCTGGTGCGTGCAGAAATGCCCGTACTGCGACTTTAACTCGCATGCGCTAAAAGGCGAGGTGCCGCACGACGATTATGTGCAGCATCTGCTGACCGACCTGCGGGCCGATGCCGCCTACGCCCAGGGACGTGAGATCGGCACGATTTTTATCGGTGGAGGAACGCCGAGCCTGCTCTCCGGGCCGGCGATGCAAACCCTGCTCGACGGCGTGCGCGACTGCCTGCCGCTGGCCGCGGGTGCGGAGATCACCATGGAGGCCAACCCAGGCACCGTGGAGGCCGATCGCTTCGTGGAGTACCAGCGGGCGGGCGTCAACCGCATCTCCATCGGCGTGCAAAGCTTTAGCGAACCGAAACTACAACGCCTGGGCCGCATTCACGGCCCCGCAGAGGCGAAACGGGCGGCGCAACTGGCCAGTGGTCTCGGGCTGCGCAGCTTCAATCTCGACCTGATGCACGGCCTGCCGGACCAGTCGCTGGAAGAGGCGCTGGACGATCTGCGTCAGGCCATCGAGCTGAATCCACCGCATCTCTCCTGGTATCAGCTGACCATTGAGCCGAATACCCTGTTTGGCTCCCGTCCGCCGGTGCTGCCGGATGACGACGCCCTGTGGGATATCTTTGAGCAGGGACATCGTCTGCTGACGGCGGCAGGTTATCAGCAGTATGAGACCTCGGCCTACGCGAAGCCGGGCTACCAGTGCCAGCACAACCTCAACTACTGGCGTTTTGGCGACTACCTTGGTATCGGCTGCGGCGCGCACGGGAAAATCACCTTCCCGGGCGGGCGCATTCTGCGTACGGCAAAAACGCGCCATCCGCGGGGCTATATGGAAGGTCGCTACCTCGAGCGCCAGCATGACGTGGCAGCCGCCGACAAACCCTTCGAGTTCTTTATGAACCGCTTCCGTCTGCTGGAAGCGGCGCCACGCAGTGAATTCAGCCGCTATACCGGTCTGGAAGAATGCGTGATCCGGCCGCAAATTGATGCCGCCATCGCCCAAGGCTACCTGGCGGAAGATGAGCACAACTGGCAGATAACCGAGCACGGCAAGCTGTTTTTAAACTCGCTGCTGGAACTGTTTCTCAGCGAAGAGTAA
- a CDS encoding ABC transporter substrate-binding protein, whose protein sequence is MNYRNIFIALATISGGIAASAQAAESATVAFLMPDQASTRYEQHDFPGFKAEMSKLCAECKVIYQNANASATLQQQQFNSVIAQGAKIIVLDPVDSSAAAALVENAQAQDVKVIAYDRPIPGKPADFYVSFDNEGIGYAIAKSLVDHLKASGVAKDAGVLQINGSPTDAAAGLIRDGIHRGLKESGYKTLAEFDTPEWAPPKAQEWAAGQITRFGDKIKGVVAANDGTGGGAIAAFKAAGVQPVPPVTGNDATIAALQLIIAGDQYNTISKPSEIVAAAAAKVAVELMQGKKPQASTTLYNTPSQLFTPAVITAKNIKAEIFDKKIQTYAQVCTGEYTAACQKLGIEK, encoded by the coding sequence ATGAATTACCGTAATATTTTTATCGCACTCGCCACCATATCCGGTGGTATCGCCGCCTCGGCGCAAGCCGCCGAATCCGCTACCGTGGCATTTCTCATGCCCGACCAGGCCTCCACGCGTTATGAGCAGCATGATTTCCCCGGTTTCAAAGCGGAAATGAGCAAACTGTGTGCAGAGTGTAAGGTCATTTATCAAAACGCTAACGCCAGCGCGACGCTGCAACAGCAGCAGTTCAATTCGGTCATTGCCCAGGGGGCGAAAATTATCGTCCTCGATCCGGTGGACTCCTCCGCGGCGGCGGCGCTGGTCGAAAATGCCCAGGCTCAGGATGTTAAAGTGATCGCTTACGATCGCCCGATCCCCGGCAAGCCTGCCGATTTTTACGTCTCGTTTGATAACGAAGGTATCGGCTATGCGATTGCTAAATCGTTGGTCGACCATCTGAAAGCGAGCGGCGTGGCGAAAGATGCCGGCGTTCTGCAAATTAACGGCTCGCCGACCGATGCCGCCGCCGGGTTGATTCGCGACGGTATCCATCGCGGCCTGAAAGAGTCGGGGTATAAAACGCTGGCGGAGTTTGATACGCCGGAATGGGCGCCGCCAAAAGCGCAGGAGTGGGCCGCCGGGCAAATAACCCGCTTCGGGGACAAAATTAAAGGCGTCGTCGCGGCCAATGACGGCACCGGCGGCGGCGCCATTGCCGCCTTTAAAGCCGCCGGCGTACAGCCGGTTCCGCCGGTCACCGGTAACGATGCGACGATTGCCGCGCTGCAGCTCATCATCGCTGGCGACCAGTACAACACCATCTCCAAACCGTCAGAAATCGTTGCCGCCGCGGCGGCGAAAGTGGCCGTGGAACTCATGCAGGGTAAGAAACCGCAGGCGAGCACCACGCTGTACAACACGCCTTCTCAGCTGTTTACCCCGGCGGTCATCACCGCCAAAAATATCAAAGCGGAAATTTTCGATAAAAAGATCCAGACCTACGCTCAGGTGTGTACCGGTGAATACACCGCGGCCTGCCAGAAATTAGGTATTGAGAAGTAA
- the yggU gene encoding DUF167 family protein YggU codes for MSAVEACADGLVLRLYIQPKASRDSIVGLHGDELKVAITAPPVDGQANAHLVKFLAKQFRVAKSQVLLEKGELGRHKQIKIINPQQIPTAVAALTK; via the coding sequence ATGAGTGCCGTCGAAGCCTGCGCCGACGGGCTGGTGTTGCGGCTGTATATTCAGCCCAAGGCCAGCCGTGACAGCATCGTTGGTTTACATGGCGACGAACTGAAAGTCGCCATTACCGCTCCCCCCGTAGATGGCCAGGCCAATGCCCACCTGGTTAAATTCCTCGCCAAACAGTTTCGTGTCGCGAAAAGCCAGGTTCTGCTTGAAAAAGGGGAGCTTGGCCGCCACAAACAGATAAAAATCATCAACCCGCAACAGATCCCGACTGCGGTCGCGGCACTGACAAAATAG
- a CDS encoding XTP/dITP diphosphatase: protein MQKVVLATGNAGKVRELASLLEDFGLDIVAQTDLGVDSAEETGLTFIENAILKARHAAQITGLPAIADDSGIAVDALGGAPGIYSARYSGEDASDQQNLEKLLDALKEVPDDQRQAQFHCVLVYLRHAADPTPVVCHGSWPGVITRQAAGNGGFGYDPIFFVPSEGKTAAELSREEKSAISHRGRALKLLLEALRNG from the coding sequence ATGCAAAAAGTTGTTCTCGCCACCGGTAACGCCGGGAAAGTTCGCGAGCTAGCCTCGCTGCTGGAAGATTTTGGACTGGATATCGTTGCGCAAACCGATCTGGGCGTAGATTCCGCCGAGGAAACCGGACTGACCTTTATCGAAAATGCGATTCTGAAAGCCCGTCATGCCGCGCAGATAACCGGTTTACCGGCAATTGCCGACGACTCAGGGATTGCGGTAGATGCGCTGGGCGGCGCGCCGGGGATCTATTCTGCTCGCTACTCCGGGGAAGACGCCAGCGACCAGCAGAACCTGGAAAAGCTGCTCGATGCCCTGAAGGAGGTCCCGGACGACCAGCGTCAGGCGCAGTTCCACTGCGTGCTGGTCTATCTGCGCCATGCTGCCGACCCGACGCCGGTTGTTTGTCACGGCAGCTGGCCCGGGGTCATTACCCGTCAGGCGGCGGGCAACGGTGGTTTCGGCTACGATCCGATTTTCTTTGTTCCGTCCGAGGGCAAGACCGCGGCGGAGCTGAGCCGTGAAGAAAAAAGCGCGATTTCCCATCGCGGACGCGCGTTAAAACTGTTACTGGAAGCATTACGTAATGGCTAA
- a CDS encoding YggT family protein, producing MKTLTFLLATVIELYTMIMLLRVWMQWARCDFYNPFSQFIVKVTQPVVGPLRRIIPAMGPIDSSSLLVAFILCVVKAIVLFMVVTFQPIIWISALLILIKTVGLLIFWVLLLMAIMSWVSQGRSPVEFVLMQLADPLLRPIRKMLPSMGGIDFSPMVLVLLLYVVNMGIAELLQATGNVLLPGLWMAL from the coding sequence ATGAAGACGTTGACTTTCCTGCTGGCAACGGTCATTGAACTCTACACGATGATCATGTTGCTACGCGTCTGGATGCAGTGGGCACGCTGCGATTTTTACAACCCGTTTTCGCAGTTTATCGTTAAGGTCACCCAGCCTGTCGTGGGGCCGCTGCGACGCATTATCCCGGCCATGGGGCCCATCGACAGCTCCTCGCTGCTGGTCGCCTTTATTCTCTGCGTCGTGAAAGCCATCGTGCTGTTTATGGTGGTCACCTTCCAGCCGATTATCTGGATCTCCGCGCTGCTGATTCTGATAAAGACCGTCGGCCTGCTGATATTCTGGGTGCTGCTGCTGATGGCTATCATGAGCTGGGTAAGCCAGGGTCGTAGTCCGGTGGAGTTTGTTCTGATGCAACTGGCCGATCCGCTGCTGCGCCCGATCCGCAAAATGCTGCCGTCGATGGGGGGTATCGACTTCTCGCCGATGGTGCTGGTGCTGCTGCTGTACGTGGTCAATATGGGCATCGCCGAACTGCTGCAGGCGACGGGTAACGTCCTGCTTCCGGGGCTGTGGATGGCGCTATGA